From the Candidatus Saccharibacteria bacterium genome, the window ATCTTTCGTGATATGAAGAAAACTGGTAAGACCGTGGTGCTGGTAACTCATGACATGTCTGCTGTCGAGGAGTTTTGCGACAGGGCTATCCTCATAGATAAGGGAAAAGTCTTGTCTCTAGGTAATAGCAAAGCAATCGCGAATCTTTATAGAAGGTTAAATTTCGAAGAGCTGGGCAGTAATACGCAAACGAAAAAAGATAAGCGATGGGGGAATAAAGCGGTTACTATAGAAGCGGTGGAACTATTTGAAGCGGATGGAAAAAAAGCGAAGGTCTATACGGGCGAGCAGCTTTTAGTTCACGCTAAGATCGTAGCCCAAAAGGCTGTCGAGAATCCGATACTTGGAATTCAGATACGAAATGCTACCGGACAGATACTCATGGGAACCAACTCAAAACTTGATGGACAAGACATCACTGAACTTTCGGTCGGGGATACGGTGACCTTCGACTGGCGGTTACCGAATATTTTTAAATCGGGTATGTATACCCTTACTATAGCTGCGCACGACTTAGCCGGAGAAGCCTATGATTGGATTGATGAAGCGGTCACTTTCACAGTTCAAAGAGGGGTAGATACATCCGCGCTTGTTGATCCGTCGCGTAATTTGCAAGCCAAGATATCTAGAAAGGACGTGAATGAGTCATAAGCTGGAAAAAACGGAAATTGAAAGTATGATGAATAAAGCGATACACAGCCTTGAACCTCGAGAAGCAGTGCATCGTTCCGATAAGGTCAAGCCATATGGTGAACTTGTCGGCACATTT encodes:
- a CDS encoding ABC transporter ATP-binding protein, which produces MTKDEQPDAIEVKKLIKIFKLPHDNKKSIKQSILSFRRSSFENQIVLDGVSFSVKKGEFFGILGRNGSGKSTLLKLLAGIYEPTSGTVRVHGKLTPFIELGIGFNPELTGRDNVFLNAAILGLSRKEIEAKYDEIVRFAELERYMDQKLRNYSSGMLVRLAFSISIQAHNNVLLIDEVLAVGDVNFQQKCLNIFRDMKKTGKTVVLVTHDMSAVEEFCDRAILIDKGKVLSLGNSKAIANLYRRLNFEELGSNTQTKKDKRWGNKAVTIEAVELFEADGKKAKVYTGEQLLVHAKIVAQKAVENPILGIQIRNATGQILMGTNSKLDGQDITELSVGDTVTFDWRLPNIFKSGMYTLTIAAHDLAGEAYDWIDEAVTFTVQRGVDTSALVDPSRNLQAKISRKDVNES